Within the Rosa rugosa chromosome 2, drRosRugo1.1, whole genome shotgun sequence genome, the region TCAAACGCTTCTTTATGCAAGAATATGCTTCGCATGATAACCTATCATTTAATGACATagaaagaagaaaccagaatGACCTTAAATTCCATCAGTATTAAAGCATATATCTTCAATATACAAGTTTTCACAAACCACACAACACTAACCTAGTTTTCATTACAGATCTCTATCTACTAGTCCAACTTTGATCATTTCAGAAATTACTGACAATACTGTTATAACAAAAGTGAAAGGGGTGCCATACCAATAAGTTACCAAAAACCTGAATTGCAGCAAAACGAATTGCATAGATAATCATGTATAAGAAGCAGAAAAGCATTCAAATATTTCCATATAAATCAAGGCTcagagaaacaagaaaaatataacAATACAAACTTATGCCATCCAATGTAAGCAAAACACAATTATTGTATATTCAAGACAATGGGGATTAAGTCCAGAAGCCATACCTCTGCATTCGACCTCTGTGCAGCTAGTGCAGCATTAGCTCAATCTCCCATCAAGATCATTCCCCAGTGAATTTTGCAATGCCCTAACCACATTGGAGCCAGATCCAttcaatttcttcatctccaCCGTACAATCCAAGTTCCTAGTCATACAAGTGTCCGGCCTCAACCTCGGCGGCCACCGGTACTGCTCCATCAGTCTGGAATTCTCGCTCTGATCCGGCCTCGCCTGAGTCGAAGCCTTCCTTCGCTCCGGCATCCCTTTCCTCGCAATCAGAGACGGTGGTCGCTTCGCTTTACTCACCTGGAGCGCGTACGACTCGCCATGAAACGAAACCGATAAACTCCTCGTCGAAGTGACCAACAGCTTCTGAGCCGCCGACATTTCACCGCCGCCTGCAGCTCCATTCCCGGCCCTCAAATCTAAAGAATTAGGTCGAGGAGTGACCGTTCTCCTCCTCTCCACCTTCTTTACAGCCAATCTCTGCAACTTGGGAACCTCTTCAAGCAATCGAGCCTTGATGTTCTGAGAAGGCTGGCTTGAGAATCCTATTGGAATTGGAAATTTTTTGCTCCTTCCCTTTGTCTCTCTCCGAAATagccaagaacaagaacaagagagagaaaatttgagctttaGCATTTTTGACTTAAGGGCAGAATGGGaattagaaaaactaaaaactaaccTTTTTTAACCTCACCTAATtattaataaggactaaattaatattactaccAATTCATAATGGATAtatttatcaagtgggaaagtaggtgacatttttatcatttcacactctaatgtgactttttccatcatttcccttatAAATAAATATAGTTCGCCAGATAAAGCTGAAACGATGTATATGAAAATCAAATTgttaattttttaataattttgatATCTTTTGTCAAAATGATCCTAGCAGGAGGACCTAAAATATTGACGAGTTCATCATCTAAATAAAGAGGGTCCtccttttctgttctttttttgaATGGGGAGGATGTTCTCTTTTTAAGACAAAGCAGACGTCATCTCTGAATGAATaaataatacacacacacagacgGCACCCAGGGCCAACTCTGGGTACAAGCCCAATAGGCCTGCCTATGGCCCTCGATTTCATGGGCCCAAAAAATCTATGCCtacttttatatatatgtaaaataaaaaattgaattatGTTTAATATTGGGCCTCGGTTGTTTGATTGGTTGTCCCAGGTTGTGGCCTCGGTTTTTCATTCTCATCTTATTATTTTGCAATTGGCTGTTAAGAATTTCAAATTTTGTGGGCgtatttcaccaaaaaaaaaaaaaaaaaattgtgggcGTATGCTATAAATAACCTCATGGTTTGCCTTGTTCAATAGAACCCACATTCCACACATCTAGCGCGTGGAACCACTCTCCTCAAAGGCAGGTGAGGAAATAATCAATCTCCCCTTCTTCAGCCGAGACCAATCCTACCAAAAACGTTATCCAAGGTCTCCATTACGACTCTGGAAAAccataacaaattaacaataaaCAAAGCTGCAAaagaaactctctctctctctgccaaaCACAATGAGGTCCATTCAGTCTCGCTCTGCATTGCTTCCCATGCATACTAGGCTAAAACACAAACGCCTTCTGGGAAGTACTAAGCTGCTTTGGCTTTCCACCAATGAACCTATCAAGCTTGCTTCACAGAGCCAACAACTCCATCTCTCACTGGGAACCAGTTGCAGGGCCATGCACAATTACAATGCCATTGTTCTTGGTGTCACTCCCCCTGCCAAGTCCGGCGACATCTCGGTCCTCCTTCAAGTTGGGTTGGTTCTTTCACCTCCATCAACGTCATTTACTGTTGTAACACatttccatacacattgattcTAATCTgatataattttctttttatttcctttgtATCACAGTGGGATTCTTCTTTTCGCCTACGTGTTTTCGAATTTCATTGTGCCGAATCTCATTTCTGAATATTTTGGGTTCAACAAGTCGAGcgaggatgaggaagatgaggatCTTATATAAAGATGAGGAAAGCAAGCACAACCTCATGAAGACGTAGGTTTTAatcttctgattttttttttgcttttttcttttttaactaGTTTGAGGTGGAGGGTTGCAATAATGCAATTTACAAATGTAATACTTGTCCTTGATAAGCTAATTTTAACACACCCAAAATTTTGAACTTCAGTTTACCGGATTCTGAAATAGTTCTTATGCTGTTGTGCATTCTTTCAGGTCTTGAATAAACTtgtttaaccaaaaaaaaaaaaaatttgaacagATTATATGACAATGCAGGCCAAGAAAAATTCTATTTCATTCTTCATTCCTCTGTAATCAAACAAGAAATTAATTTTGGATGTGGCTAATGGTAATCCCCATTAGCTCGTTTTGCTTAAAACAATTTACATTTTCCAGCAACAGTAACcgggaaaaaaattgaaaaaataaaaataaaaggagttaAATCTAAACAACTGTCCAATCATTGTCTTCCGTAATTGACGGTTTTTCAACAGGGGATGCACTTTCAGGCTTAGGAGGCTTTTTTGAAAATAATGATGACTTGTTGTCAAAGAAACTTGAAAATGGTTGGCTACCAGGGCTTTGTGAGTTCTTCTGGTCCTTAGAAGCTGATTTTTTCAACTGTCTATCTTTGCCACCGAAGTTGAGGGTCAGTCGCCTGAAACGACTTTTTGGTTCACTAGAAGGAGAAGGGGTCATGGTTTCTTCCGGCTGCTTCATTATTCTTAGGACTTCCTCTGGATTGAGTATCATAGCCTCAACTGTTTCAAATACCTGTACCACAGATTGGCTAAATAGTTTCAGAAGATCTAGATCTCAATAGTGAACATATTGGATTGAGTATCATAGCCTCAACATACGATTGAGTCTCCACCGTAAAAAATTGGACGTTGACAGAAAACATGGACAAAATACTCCCATCAGGCATGGAATCCATAATCAAAGTATACGCTTATCAAGGTTAAATTTAAACGGCGTAGGAAGGATCTCATTTCAAATCCAAATGATTTGCATTATAACTATCAACCCTGGTTTAATCATGTGGATCCATACCTGACAAAGCTCGTCAACCTTCTCTGTCCACATTTTGCCTTGACAAGTGGATACCACAAAGTCCTTGCATTCATAGAACAGCTTTGAAAAATCGCTGTTAGTGGACAATTTGGCCTCAGCAATTACAAACCCTAAACCAAGCTGAAGATTGCATAACAAGGGGGCATCATTAGCATAGAATATCAGGACCGAAATGTACTTATCCATATAGAAAGAGCACAAATAATATAATACGAAATGAACTTACCAAAGAAATAAACAGCTGCTCAAAAAGCTCAGAAGGTGATATGTCCTCAAAACCATCCAGAATACCTTCCCTACAGGATGCATGATAATATTTTTGTCAGCCTGTAGTCTTTAGTAAAATCAAAAACCGGTAAAACAAAACTAGCAATACTTCCAACTTACACAGCTAAGTCCTCGTCAAAGAGGGGTACTTGTTTTACTGCTGGAACTGGTTTGGATGTATCCCATAGCTCATGCCAGAGATTGCCTAGCATTGAAGCATAACCATAGGAAATTTTAATGAAATTCAAATGTGGTTGCATTTGCAACTGCTAGATGTATAAACCATCGTCATACAACTGTTAACAATGGATATACATATCTCTGATGCAAGATAACATATAGCAATGAAAGACAGAAAGAGGCAGCACCTGCTTTTTGCATTCGGCTACTTAATTGGCCTCTTGCGGATGATACGTCATTACCATCCAGAGATTCAGCCTCGGTACTTGGCTCAGCCTCTGTCCAGTCGGGAGGAGAATGCCATCTAACAAAATCTTCCAAAATACAACCAGGATTTGCAGCCTACATATGATAATAAGCAGAACTTAGTTGACTTAACCAATGAAACATTCAGTGGATCTGTAAATTTTATTCAATAGGGGAAACCTTGAAAGCCTGCATGTCAGAGAGGAGTTGAGAACATCCAGCACCAACACTGACCAGAAAAGATAAGGCCATTTGTCAAACAGTGTCTAGATGGATTAGATTATCAAATATGCATATTTTCTAGATATGTACATCTTTATGTCAGTGAACTTCTGAAAATAGACTTGCCTATGTGAAATGACCTGGAACTGAAAAACTGGCTACTAAGTAATTCAGACACAAACCTTCCTGTTCGAAGCACAAACTCCTCTGTTTCCTTGATCAGATCTTCAGTAAGTAAAGGTCCTTCCTACATGTGACAGTGCACATAGACCTCATTACGGGAGCAAGTTAAAATAGCTATCTTTCGAGCAGAAACTGTTATACATACCTGAGTTACAGGGGTATACATAGGTTCACCAGTTTCCAACATTTTTAGGTTACCGTATGGGCGATCAGCACCTAATCGGAGAACCAGTTCCCCAGTGCTTATTCGAGCATACAAAACAGGGCCCGCAGCATTGTCTGTAGAAACGGATGATTCTTCAGCGTTTGGACTGGCTTCTCTAATTACAAACTCTAGTGTTTCAGTGGCAATATCACGTCGCCTTTTCCTGGAAACACAACAATTGATAACTTGCAACCGCTGGTACAAAAGACAAGAATTCAGATCTGGAATCTCATCCACAGGAATGCTAGGTACATATGCTTCTTCAGACCAAAGTCTTCTAAGCTGCATGTGAAGAAAATTCAAAGCATACTAGGTCAACATAATATTATTTGATAAAACAGGAAATTATATATTCAAATCCAGTTGAGGAAATTACTAAACATTGAAGAACTTTTAAATTTAACAGAATGAGAAATTTTCTGACTCAAATTCTACAAGGTAGGAGAATCTTGCACTTAAACATATTAAATCTGGACATAAATTTTGCACATTCCTTTTGCACCTGAAACTATATCTATGAATTTATTGGCCCAGTATAATGTGTTTCACCTCAGGATTTACAAATGCTGAAAGCTAAATATAAACACTTGTTCAAAGAAAAGGTGACTTTCCAAAATATAGGTGTATTGGCTGTTAAACAAGCAAGTAGAACTGCCAGCTTATATTTctcgttttccttttcttttctctcactAGAATGCACTAAAGCATCACAGAAATCATCCATATCACAGTTCACCACTGAAACTAAAactctataaaaataaaaaagaagtttAAATAATAAGTTTCAACACATTATCACAAATATATTCAGTGTTCAGTTCCAGAAAATATATAAAGTGTTCTGGTTATTAAACAAGCAGCTAGAAGTGTAGCATTGTATTTCTCCTTTTCATATCATAATTTACTTCATAATTTTAAATACCTCAAACTTTGTACAGAACTTACTTCGGAAACAACACTACACCAAAACAGTGTCATTTTCTTAAGGGTTCTGAAGCTCCCAATGACTTCAGCTAACTTAACTACAAGGCTTTCAGGAGGAGCACCATGAATATCTTTTGGTATAGATGCCATGGTAATCGTGTCTGAACCAGAATCGATCTTCCGCCTTAGAAAATTTCCCTCTGCGAATATCTTGCACATATTACAACGGAAGTGAAAGATCATAACAAGATAATATATAAAGCTTAAAGACAAAACAATAAAGAGGAAGTTACTTCCATGAGGTCACCTAACGTATGCATCTACCTGCATCAAATAGAGAGTGAATCAATGATAGGACTTTCTCATTATGACCAAAATCGGATGGCTTTTCCTCCTTTTCACGAAGCACTAATGACTTCACAGCAGAGAGACTCAGACCCCCCCTCtctctgactggtgaggaatttCCTGATGATGCCAAAAGATCTTTCATTGATTTAGACTTCTTTCCAGCCCTGGATAAAGGTTGCAAAATCTTTAGGGCCAGAAAGTTAGGTAATCATGTATAAACTGCAATGTTAATTACATTAAATTTCAAGATTGTTTCCAATTATACAAAGTAAGAAAACACATTCATTTCCACCTAAAAGAAGAACGACTATTGTTCTGCATTAAGATAATATAGGTATTCACAATGATGAATGGTTGCAATTAGATAATTTCCTACAGAAGTGGACTGAAACAGTTGTAAAGATTTCATCCGAGAGAGTGTACAGTTCAAGCAATGACCAGAATACAAAGACTTACTCAACAGCTGTGGCCAATTGCCTCATAACAGATAATGGCGGAATCACTATGTTGTCCGCAGCTAAGCTTTCAACTGAGGGAATTAATTCTGCCCCCTTGCAAATATCAAATATCAATTTATCATTaatggaaagaaaaaggaattaaTTGATGCAAAAGGACATATAAGTTGAGTAAACTAGTTAAACATCACAAAATTCCAGGCTGGTTTTTCGGTCCCTACCGGTTACATTCATCTCATTCACAATTACAACTAGAAAAGGATTTATATCACCAAATTTCTTAATATGGAATATTTTAAAAACCTCACTCAAGTATTTCTgagctataaaaaaaaaaaaaaaaaaaatttatatttcctAAGAAAATGACAAGCCAGCCCACTAGGCTCTACCTTCTGATCCGTGAATATGATGTAATTATATAGTGAAAATAAAAATGTATAACGAAAAGGTTGGAGAACTAAAAGATGGAGTTACCTTTTGATGTAATTCATCTAAACCATTCATAATgcagaggaagaaaaaaaaaagatgtaaagaaacaaaattacCTTTGCttccatatcatttttcatgttCAGAATGTACAAATTTTCATCATAATAAGGAACAGCCATGGACGAATACTCGGCCTTCTCTGTATCTTCAActcctttctttccttttccaatATTCCTCAACTTATCCTGCCATTCTTGCTTCCTGTCCTGCCATTCCTGCTTTGTCCCTATATTCGGAGGTCTCCACCTCAAAGCCTTTGATTCATGGAAACCCTGCAccatttcattcaaaaaaaaaaactgaaatcaaCGCATTCCGCATACTGTAAATGATCCGACCTTCAAATTAACACATTCCGCACACTGAAAACATGTACTCAACTAAGCCTGATTCGACAATGTAGCTCAACTCAAGTCAACCCGATTTCATGTCACACATAACTACAATTCATTTCcaggaaatgattttatgtaaTACGCAAAACATAAATTCAACCTAAACGATCCTACATTTCCAATTCCACAAAAACACAAAAGCAAAAATCCTCGAGTCAACCGAAACTGATTCTCTAACCAACAAACATACAACACATAAAACAAAAACCTCACCCTCGACTCCCCCGGCGATTCATCCTCGGCTTGCTGGATCAAAATCCTCGGCGACGTCTTATCGGAATCTACAccgatcaaaattcaaaacacaaaattcaGCAAAAATTGGAGTAAATTAAAATCTCGGGAGGAGGAAAATAGGATATATAGGGAAAAGTCAAATGCAAGTCTGAGGCAGTAAAAGGGAAACTGAAATTGGAGGAGACTAAATTTGAAAtagagagaaggaaaaaaggGGTGACCTGGGCGATCGGGTTGCTTCAAGTCAGAGAGAACTCGCTCCGCTTTAGCCGCGGCGGAATGGAAGGCTGTCCTTGCTTTGGATACGAAGGAGGGGGACTCCATATCCTACGCCCGCAGGGGTGCGCACGTTAAGAGGCCGCCCTCTCTCACACTGGGGCAAAAAGGGGTCAGAATAAAAAGGACaggtttggttgtgttttttaGAGGGAGAAGTGGAGAAGCACCATGGCGCTCAGTTTAGTCTGGATACAGAGACTCTGACACAGACAGCTttcattttatatatatttttttcaaatttatttttttcattttatttttttttcttccccatAGTGCTGaataatttaaaactacatTTGAATGTCAATTTACGTGAAATTTGCTGTAGTAAATCCTTTATTTATTGGAAATATTCATTTAAAGTTAACAtatttcaatctttttttttttaatagaaattgatatcattagGATCAATAGTCGGCATTCAGCCAATAGCTAGAGTCTAGCTGCACCAACTGGTAAGAAAATTCGGAAACCCTAATCTAAGCGaagcaaactcattacaagtcaatgATAAGCTCGCTATAGTTAGCAAACTTATAAACAAAAAAACTTCatgtcttctagggcaaaatcattcactagcctcccattagccaatcacgcaattgtggtaccaacAGAAAGCCACTTCCTAGCCAACAAATAGGAGTACctccttatccataagccgcttgaaatACACCAATCACATccgagataattaccaactttCGAAGAAGTCATGATCTGAATAGATTGGCACTTGAAGACCGTAGGTTGCCCCAAATATGCCCAAGTAGGTCAAACTCTTGGGCCGGGCTTGCCCAAGTCACTAAGTAACAAATGAGGGTGGCCAGGCACCCTCCTTAATAGCCCATGAACTAGGCCCAGCCAGCCCAAGCTTAGATTCAAACCCAGAACCCCAGGCCCAACTCAAAGCCCAGGAAACTGCTCTGagcaacaccaccaccactgcAAGTTCCGGCGGCTGTCTTCTCCAGAGGGCCATACCCGCCCTTCTGTATCCAAGCAAACTGGTCCACCCGCAAGATCAGACCGGCTAGAAACCGGTAGAATTCGAACGCGAGACCCCGATCTGCCTCCCAAGTCGACCTCGCCGATCAACTTTGCTCTGAAACCTGGATCGTCGCTGACTTCGTTGCTTCAAACGAAACCATGATTCACAACTGACCACACCAAGTAGGTTTAGCCCAGCCCTGCCTCCAAAGAACCTGCTACCGCTTCTACACCAGATCTGATTCGAAGAGGCACATGCACGAGGACGCCGCCAAAGTCACTAGCCAGAGAAAACGGCTTTGATCTTGACGGCTGCTGCTGCCACAATACTCGCGACGACGTGAAGCTTCGCCGCACTATATCCGTCGGTCTGGCAAGACCGCAATGGTCGCCGCCGCACTATGCTCAAACCCTAGAGCagcttttttttattaatttaaaaagTCAAGCAACTCATGCCTATGTGAATGAGTTAATATTTCAATCTAATACGAGTAAAGAACTAAAAAAAGAGTATCATATTCTTATTACAAATCATTTTTCGAGTACTAGAAGCTGACTAAGCCAATCCGgtaataaatataaaatatatagcATAAGGGAAAAGATAAAGTTGTCTTAACTAGTCAGTAATACTATCTCGGATTCAAACAATCTTTTGTTTTGCTTTATTTTGATTGAAAGATAGTGTTGAATTAGGGAAGATGCTACTCAAGATAGAGCCATTCGGTCCGTTATCAACGGGTCCGTGTTTAGTAGGGTGTACGTTATGACTAATTGCCTAATTGGTCCAAGTCTAACTAATTTATTTGTTCCTACTAAAGTCAGATTGTTTCCTTACATTAATGTTCAAGTACGTTACCTTACTAGAATAGAAAATTTACATGGTCTTCGTGCAAACTTTAGTGTTCTGTTTTCTCCAACTGGTTTCCATAAAGAGCAGGCTAGGAGAACTTGGACTCAAATAGTGATCGAGGCCGTTCACCCATGTATGGAAAATAGGCATGTATATATAGGTCGGTTCGAATGGGGAAGAACAAGGTGGGAATTGAGGTTCGATTACTGAGTTTTTAAGTGGAGATGTcaaatttattaaaaagttAGAATTATATCTCTTAAGTGACAACGAAAACAGATATCGTCACCTAATTAACCAATCTTACATATTAAATTGTAGCACATAATGACTTATATATCCTTTAGTATTATCGGGGCTTGGAGTTGGTTAGTTATAAACACGTTAAATTTGACTAGTTTACATCCCAAAATAATCAAAGATTGCTCAAGTGAGAGCTGCCACTTTAACCGATTTTGGGCAGCATGAGATAATATGTTGCCCGCCAACCTTTGATGGGTAAAATTCATCACAGCTCCAAACAAACTGAAGGAATCATGGCACAAGATTTGGGGTTTGAAAACACCGGATCCCAAAAAAAAGGAACCACATTAGCTTTGATCATCCCGAAAAAAGTACCTTAGCGAGTTGTGGTAATTATTCATGACATCAAGTATCTCAGTTGGAATGTCAACTAAATTAGCTGTGATcatatttttcagaaaataaaatatgATAGCAAATAGACTTGCTAACTATATATAGGCATCAGCTGCAACAAAATAGTAGGAGTGAAATTCGCATttctcattttacaatccacactctatgtttttatttttagtaacttaaactttgtttttctacaaaaatttccaaaaaaaaaaatttgaaattttgtctaattttagaatTCTTTCTTAGTATTCTGAGATGTAAATCAAAGAGTTATTGAGCATAAATTTTTTGATCAGCAACTGaactgaccaggtgaacacCATTGTATCTCTATATAACTATATAGATTAAtgtaatctaatccaaatgtcCTTCTACAAACGTAGAGCCATTTGCTCCTTCCTAATAACTTGATGCGTTATGCAGGCCCTGGGAGTATATGGTAACAATCCAACTCGCCACCTCATTTCCACAACTATGGGAAAGCAAAATTAATGGAGAACCCCAAGCTGTAAGCATTCTAACTTCTAAGACTTGCCCTTTTGCATCtgcttcattttttgttttattttgtttttttgttttgaataagCATCTGCTTCATTCTTCTTAAGAATACTTGATTGATTCGAAAGGTTAAAGTGTGAATTTCAGCTATATATAATTAATCACATGTATATATTTAAACTGTTTGCAATTTAATAATAACATTTAGTGAATTATAATTTCAATAAAAATAATTCAATTCACTTTATTTTGTGTACAAATAAAAACACCACACAGGCACACACTACACAGTAGAAAATCCTTTCATATGTAATAGTGGTCTATTCAGCTGTTTGTAATCTTATAGATAAAACGACATTTGTGTTTTAAATAGACATTGCACCAAAGACGGTCTATACAGAATATGATTAAACACATGACCTGATTTAACTGCTAGGCTAGAAGTGTAAAGACAATGTTGAAGCCCAGGGCGGATTATGTCTGTTGAGGACTGAATCAAAGGCCATGATATGCATCAGAATCCATCAACTAAAGGGGCTGTTGAGCAAGATGGCGGCGTAAAACCACACCTCCTGCAGCGTCCTTCAAAAACTTGATCATGATTTTATTAAGTGTGACTACAGCATCTTGCATATTTATCCTTCCTTCTGGTGACTCTGCACAACAGCTTAGAGCTAATCTCATTATGGATGATAAACAATCTGTCTTGCtcacaaaagaaaaatcattCTCTGCCCCAAGTAAATTGGCATCCACAACTTCAACTATTGCACCCGAAAGTAAGGAATTTGCAACCCATTGCGTTAAACCTGTTTCCCCAACAAACATTTCATCTGTCGGCTTCCTTTTTGTGAAAGTTTCCATAAGTACAACACCAAAACTGTACACATCTCCTCTTCTGGTAACTATTCCTTCCGTTCCATACTCTGCATTAGTATGTCATATAAATTAGCCTATAATTCATGAAAATATATAACTTATAAATAAACTTTTTTCATAGTTCAGGAAATAATCATATAaagtcaaccaaaaaaaaaaactagcaagTACATCACCTGGAGCCATATATCCGATTGTGGCTAGCGTCATGGTTTGAGTCATGGAATCTCCTCCACCCAAGAGTCTTGCAATACCAAAGTCAGCAACATGTCCAACCATATCAGCATCTAACAATATATTGCTGGGCTTCAAATCGCAATGGACAATTGGTATTTCAGTACCATGATGAAGGTATTCCAATGCCGATGCAACATCTATCATGATACTCAACCTCTGCAGGATGTTCAAAGAAAAGTTTTGAGCATACAACCATTTCTCTAGGCTCCCATTAGGCATGTAGTCCAGTACCACGGCTTTGAAATCAATTTGGCTGCAACAACTGATGATTTTGATAAGGTTTCTATGACGAATATTGCCTAGCATTTCACATTCGGTATCAAAACTCATGAATGCCCCTTCTAGCTGTAAATTGAAAACCTTTATCGCAATATTTATCCCATCTGATAGTGTTCCTTTATACACCGAGCCAAACCCCCCACTGCCAAGCAAGTTGCTTTCATTAAATCCATTAGTCACAGTTCGAAGCTCTTGATATGAAACTCTTCTCCATTGAAGTTGAGGCCACAAGGTAGTCTCTCTTGCAACTTCCACATGCCTTTTTCTGCGTAATATCAACATCGATATACAGGTCACTAAGAGTATCACTGACAAGATCCCTGGAATAACGTACTTCAAGATGGATCCTCTAGCTTTAGTGGAATGCAGCTTGATTGTTCTGTTTTTGCATGCTGCAATATGCAGTTGGGGTGCGCCACAAAGTGCACTATTTGAGACAAATGATTGAGCAGAGAAGTTTCTGAAAGGCCCACCTGTTGGAATTTCTCCGCGGAGTCTGTTGAAAGACAGATTCAAATAGCTAAGGTGCAAGAGTGCTTCTAGAGACTTTGGAATCTCCCCAGATAGACTGTTTTTGGATAAATCCAAGAGTTCCAGGCTTAGCATGTTGCCAAATGAAGTAGGAATAGGGCCTTCTAAATTGTTACTTGCCAAGGAGAGATTGACCAAATCTTGAAGACCCCCAATGCTTCCTGGTATAATCCCAGATAAATGGTTGCTTGATAAATCAATATCTGTCACAACTTTCAAATTACCAATATCTTCTGAGAGAAGGCCAATTAGAGAATTGGATGATAAATTTACATGAAGGATATATTGGAGTCTCCACAAGGTAGATGGTATAGTGGAAGTTAACAAATTCGAGT harbors:
- the LOC133734178 gene encoding uncharacterized protein LOC133734178; this translates as MRSIQSRSALLPMHTRLKHKRLLGSTKLLWLSTNEPIKLASQSQQLHLSLGTSCRAMHNYNAIVLGVTPPAKSGDISVLLQVGGILLFAYVFSNFIVPNLISEYFGFNKSSEDEEDEDLI
- the LOC133734177 gene encoding uncharacterized protein LOC133734177; its protein translation is MESPSFVSKARTAFHSAAAKAERVLSDLKQPDRPDSDKTSPRILIQQAEDESPGESRGFHESKALRWRPPNIGTKQEWQDRKQEWQDKLRNIGKGKKGVEDTEKAEYSSMAVPYYDENLYILNMKNDMEAKGAELIPSVESLAADNIVIPPLSVMRQLATAVEAGKKSKSMKDLLASSGNSSPVRERGGLSLSAVKSLVLREKEEKPSDFGHNEKVLSLIHSLFDAEGNFLRRKIDSGSDTITMASIPKDIHGAPPESLVVKLAEVIGSFRTLKKMTLFWCSVVSELRRLWSEEAYVPSIPVDEIPDLNSCLLYQRLQVINCCVSRKRRRDIATETLEFVIREASPNAEESSVSTDNAAGPVLYARISTGELVLRLGADRPYGNLKMLETGEPMYTPVTQEGPLLTEDLIKETEEFVLRTGSVGAGCSQLLSDMQAFKAANPGCILEDFVRWHSPPDWTEAEPSTEAESLDGNDVSSARGQLSSRMQKAGNLWHELWDTSKPVPAVKQVPLFDEDLAVEGILDGFEDISPSELFEQLFISLLGLGFVIAEAKLSTNSDFSKLFYECKDFVVSTCQGKMWTEKVDELCQVFETVEAMILNPEEVLRIMKQPEETMTPSPSSEPKSRFRRLTLNFGGKDRQLKKSASKDQKNSQSPGSQPFSSFFDNKSSLFSKKPPKPESASPVEKPSITEDNDWTVV
- the LOC133730798 gene encoding probable LRR receptor-like serine/threonine-protein kinase At3g47570 encodes the protein MLKWIGLDYNNLIGEIPNEIGTLDQLEQINVIHNALEGHVPGAIFNMSSLAALSLTGNNLNGRLPDNICQHLPSIQELYLGDNQFVGPLPSKLWQCKELAVLSCWSNNFSGSIPKNIGNLTQIKHIDLSFSNLTGTIPDEIGDLPNLDLLILESNNLNGLIPSRVFNMSTIQTLSFALNDLSGSLPANIGLGVPNLQTFFVSGNELSGLIPNFISNASKITVLDMAVNSFSGFIPSTVCALENLQWLNLQENYLTIDTSSPEVNFFSCLATLRDLRTLALSDNPLNTSFPASNRNLSRVEDINLSNSNMRGGIPSDIGNMSSLIALTLGYNQLSGPIQTTIGSLKNLQGLYLFDNQLQGHIPYELCELENLVYLLLGGNQLSGSIPSCLGNLATSLRTLSLNSNLLTSTIPSTLWRLQYILHVNLSSNSLIGLLSEDIGNLKVVTDIDLSSNHLSGIIPGSIGGLQDLVNLSLASNNLEGPIPTSFGNMLSLELLDLSKNSLSGEIPKSLEALLHLSYLNLSFNRLRGEIPTGGPFRNFSAQSFVSNSALCGAPQLHIAACKNRTIKLHSTKARGSILKYVIPGILSVILLVTCISMLILRRKRHVEVARETTLWPQLQWRRVSYQELRTVTNGFNESNLLGSGGFGSVYKGTLSDGINIAIKVFNLQLEGAFMSFDTECEMLGNIRHRNLIKIISCCSQIDFKAVVLDYMPNGSLEKWLYAQNFSLNILQRLSIMIDVASALEYLHHGTEIPIVHCDLKPSNILLDADMVGHVADFGIARLLGGGDSMTQTMTLATIGYMAPEYGTEGIVTRRGDVYSFGVVLMETFTKRKPTDEMFVGETGLTQWVANSLLSGAIVEVVDANLLGAENDFSFVSKTDCLSSIMRLALSCCAESPEGRINMQDAVVTLNKIMIKFLKDAAGGVVLRRHLAQQPL